A single genomic interval of Helianthus annuus cultivar XRQ/B chromosome 13, HanXRQr2.0-SUNRISE, whole genome shotgun sequence harbors:
- the LOC118485840 gene encoding uncharacterized protein LOC118485840, with amino-acid sequence MSSFWKDNYFGNRYSNDTWGSNAANEEEEVVSGVPVDQETQLPDLNKTPTPPVDEPNYPVHQVCPDYGYGYESPYVQQSGYGAENAPVDEPNYPVHQVCPDYGYGYESPYVQQSGYGAENAPVDEPYYPSQPSYPGYGVYGDEGGYGSYSGYGGDGGYGGEGGYSGYGGYSVYDSVYDRYRDEVGYGYESRNTSLYEPSTPSNPFQVNERFMSLTDLKNWVQETGKDNGYVIVTRRSKNIGGTTGMVWLVCDRSGEHRSKATVRKAGSKKIGCPFSLLAIRDVTNDTWELKVDCANHNHEPTTSLLGHAFVRRFTKAEYKLVEH; translated from the exons atgtcatcattttggaaggataattatttcggtaatcgctattctaacgacacatggggatcaaatgctgccaatgaggaggaggaggttgtgtctggagtccctgttgatcaagaaacacagttgccagacttgaacaagactcccactccacctgttgatgaaccaaattacCCGGTGCATCAAGTGTGTCCAGATTACGGATACGGGTATGAATCTCCGTACGTGCAACAAAGTGGATACGGTGCTGAGaatgcacctgttgatgaaccaaattaTCCGGTGCATCAAGTGTGTCCAGATTACGGATACGGGTATGAATCTCCGTACGTGCAACAAAGTGGATACGGTGCTGAGaatgcacctgttgatgaaccatattacccgTCGCAGCCATCGTATCCGGGTTATGGGGTATACGGGGACGAAGGTGGATACGGAAGTTACAGTGGAtacggtggtgatggtggatacgggggtgaaggtggttaCAGTGGATATGGGGGCTACAGTGTATACGACAGTGTATACGATAGATATAGGGATGAAGTTGGATATGGTTATGAGTCCCGTAACACATCACTTTATGAACCATCTACCCCGAGCAATCCATTTCAAGTAAATGAG cgtttcatgtctctaactgatttgaagaattgggtacaagaaacGGGAAAGGATAATGGTTACGTAATTGTTACCCGCCGATCAAAAAATATTGGCGGTACTACTGGGATGGTATGGCTTGTGTGCGACCGTAGTGGTGAACACCGTAGTAAAGCAACAGTTAGGAAAGCTGGTAGCAAAAAAATCGGCTGCCCGTTTTCATTACTCGCCATCCGGGACGTGACGAACGACACGTGGGAGTTAAAAGTGGACTGTGCGAACCATAACCACGAACCTACGACGAGTCTGTTGGGCCACGCTTTTGTGCGAAGATTCACTAAAGCCGAATACAAGCTAGTGGAGCATTGA